A genomic window from Streptomyces sp. WMMC940 includes:
- the hypF gene encoding carbamoyltransferase HypF → MTTSAPGPAASRTGPVAPASVQRRRVTVRGVVQGVGFRPFLHNLATGLELTGHVTNTGDGVVAEVEGAPVAVARFCARIAEEAPPLALVESVHDREVPVTGASGFLIVASDRDGPVRTLVSPDTATCADCLRELADPADRRHRHPFITCTHCGPRFTIVTGLPYDREHTTMAGFPMCADCAREYTDPGDRRFHAQPVACPSCGPRLRMIVAPAAPGLRPRHVVAPDPNDRSLGGPVVADPLREARELLSDGAILAVKGIGGYHLACDAGNKGAVALLRRRKARGDKPFALMARDVEDVEHLVHLGAEERALLTGPVRPIVLMRRRVPPADAPPGAPRPVEGVAPGSPDLGVMLPYTPLHQLLLGLPGEERTGPRLLVMTSGNLAGEPIVTDDEEALERLADLADAWLLHDRPIHVPCDDSVVRVCDGELLTLRRSRGHAPLPVTLPLPVPPVLAVGGDLKNTFCLGSDRRAWLSAHIGDMDDLATQHAFACAEEQLEEITGVRPELYAADRHPGYRSARWARHNAGGRPVVHVQHHHAHIASAMAEHGLDGSRPVIGVAFDGTGYGDDGAVWGGEVLLADYDGFHRYAHLGYVPLPGGDAAVRRPYRMALAHLRAAGIGWGGDLPCTAACPEQELPLLRQQLERGLNCVPTSSMGRLFDAVSSLAGVCHVAGYEAQAAIELEAAAVLADGACGGPYAFGLRPAGRGPAAAMTADPGPVLAAIVDDLRAGTPASVIAGRFHGAVAALVHRICATARERHGLETVALTGGVFANAVLSSACAAVLREDGFTVLRHHRIPPNDGGLALGQLVVAARAAGDAG, encoded by the coding sequence GTGACCACCTCCGCGCCGGGCCCGGCCGCCTCCCGGACCGGGCCCGTCGCCCCCGCGTCCGTCCAGCGGCGCCGGGTCACCGTGCGGGGTGTGGTGCAGGGGGTCGGCTTCCGTCCGTTCCTCCACAACCTCGCCACGGGGCTGGAACTGACGGGCCATGTCACGAACACCGGTGACGGAGTCGTCGCCGAGGTCGAGGGGGCACCGGTCGCCGTGGCCCGCTTCTGCGCCAGGATCGCCGAGGAGGCCCCGCCCCTCGCACTCGTCGAGTCCGTCCACGACCGGGAGGTCCCCGTCACCGGAGCCAGCGGGTTCCTCATCGTCGCCTCGGACAGGGACGGGCCCGTGCGTACCCTGGTCTCCCCGGACACCGCCACCTGCGCGGACTGCCTGCGCGAACTGGCCGACCCGGCCGACCGCCGCCACCGGCACCCCTTCATCACCTGTACGCACTGCGGCCCGCGCTTCACCATCGTCACGGGCCTGCCCTACGACCGCGAGCACACCACGATGGCGGGCTTCCCCATGTGCGCGGACTGCGCCCGGGAGTACACCGACCCGGGCGACCGGCGGTTCCACGCGCAGCCCGTCGCCTGCCCCTCCTGCGGACCGCGGCTGCGGATGATCGTGGCCCCCGCCGCCCCCGGCCTCCGTCCACGGCACGTGGTCGCTCCGGACCCCAATGACCGCAGCCTCGGCGGGCCCGTCGTCGCCGACCCGCTGCGGGAGGCCCGCGAACTGCTGTCCGACGGGGCGATCCTCGCCGTCAAGGGCATCGGCGGGTACCACCTCGCCTGCGACGCAGGCAACAAGGGGGCCGTGGCTCTGCTGCGCCGCCGCAAGGCCCGCGGGGACAAGCCGTTCGCGCTGATGGCCAGGGACGTCGAGGACGTCGAGCACCTGGTCCACCTCGGCGCCGAGGAGCGTGCACTGCTCACCGGCCCGGTCCGCCCGATCGTCCTGATGCGCCGCCGGGTACCTCCGGCGGACGCCCCGCCCGGAGCCCCTCGGCCCGTGGAGGGGGTGGCCCCCGGCAGCCCCGACCTCGGCGTGATGCTGCCGTACACCCCCCTGCACCAGCTGCTGCTCGGCCTTCCCGGCGAGGAACGCACCGGCCCCCGGCTGCTCGTCATGACCAGCGGGAACCTGGCCGGGGAACCGATCGTCACCGACGACGAGGAGGCGCTGGAACGACTGGCGGACCTGGCAGACGCCTGGCTGCTGCACGACCGGCCCATCCACGTCCCCTGCGACGACTCGGTGGTGCGCGTCTGCGACGGGGAACTCCTCACCCTGCGCCGCTCCCGGGGGCACGCCCCGCTGCCGGTCACCCTGCCGCTGCCGGTCCCTCCGGTCCTCGCGGTCGGCGGGGACCTCAAGAACACCTTCTGCCTGGGCAGCGACCGTCGAGCCTGGCTGTCCGCGCACATCGGCGACATGGACGACCTCGCCACCCAGCACGCCTTCGCCTGCGCGGAGGAGCAGCTGGAGGAGATCACGGGAGTGCGGCCGGAGCTGTACGCCGCCGACCGCCACCCCGGCTACCGCTCCGCCCGATGGGCCCGGCACAACGCCGGGGGCCGGCCCGTCGTGCACGTCCAGCACCACCACGCGCACATCGCCTCCGCGATGGCCGAACACGGCCTCGACGGCAGCCGTCCCGTGATCGGCGTCGCCTTCGACGGAACCGGCTACGGGGACGACGGCGCCGTGTGGGGCGGCGAGGTCCTGCTCGCCGACTACGACGGCTTCCACCGCTACGCCCACCTCGGCTACGTCCCGCTCCCCGGCGGCGACGCGGCCGTGCGGCGCCCCTACCGCATGGCACTCGCCCATCTGCGCGCGGCCGGTATCGGCTGGGGCGGCGACCTGCCCTGCACCGCCGCCTGTCCGGAGCAGGAACTTCCGCTGCTGCGGCAGCAGTTGGAACGCGGCCTGAACTGCGTCCCGACCTCCAGCATGGGCCGGCTCTTCGACGCGGTCTCCTCCCTCGCGGGCGTGTGCCACGTGGCGGGGTACGAGGCCCAGGCCGCGATCGAACTCGAAGCCGCCGCGGTCCTGGCGGACGGCGCGTGCGGTGGGCCGTACGCGTTCGGGCTGCGGCCGGCGGGCCGGGGTCCCGCCGCCGCGATGACCGCCGACCCCGGACCCGTCCTGGCCGCGATCGTCGACGACCTGCGCGCGGGCACACCGGCGTCCGTGATCGCAGGGCGCTTCCACGGCGCGGTCGCCGCGCTCGTCCACAGGATCTGCGCCACGGCCCGGGAACGGCACGGGCTGGAGACCGTGGCGCTGACCGGGGGAGTGTTCGCCAACGCGGTGCTCTCCTCGGCGTGCGCGGCCGTGTTGCGGGAGGACGGTTTCACCGTACTGCGCCACCACCGGATCCCGCCGAACGACGGAGGGCTGGCGCTCGGCCAGCTCGTCGTGGCCGCCCGTGCCGCGGGAGACGCCGGATGA
- a CDS encoding HypC/HybG/HupF family hydrogenase formation chaperone produces the protein MCLAVPGRVLDIEDRDGTRMATVDFGGVVKEVCLEYLPDLRVGEYAIVHVGFALQRLDEESARRTLELFENLGLLQEEFGDPDGPDGSGDSLEEARR, from the coding sequence ATGTGCCTGGCGGTACCCGGCAGGGTGCTGGACATCGAGGACCGGGACGGCACCCGCATGGCCACCGTCGACTTCGGCGGGGTCGTCAAGGAGGTGTGCCTGGAGTACCTGCCCGATCTGAGGGTCGGTGAATACGCCATCGTCCACGTGGGATTCGCCCTGCAGCGGCTGGACGAGGAGTCGGCGCGGCGGACCCTGGAACTGTTCGAGAACCTCGGACTGCTCCAGGAGGAGTTCGGCGACCCGGACGGGCCCGACGGGTCCGGAGACTCCCTCGAGGAGGCCCGGCGATGA
- a CDS encoding SulP family inorganic anion transporter, translating to MSTSTSPGTHAGTARERKYPCLRQDFAASLVVFLVALPLCVGVAVASGVPAELGLVTGIVGGLVTGLMRGSSLQVSGPAAGLTVLVFEAVQEFGLPALGVVVLVTGVLQVLMGALKLGRYFRAISLSVVEGMLAGIGLVLIAGQMYSVIGAESPDSGIGKLAGLPTALVGAAQDGRALVSLGIGAGTIAVLVLWRRMPRPVRKVPGPLAAVGLAALVALLPGVDVTTVEVKGLLDAVQPPPLGEFGRLGTLALLGTVVAFTLIASAESLFSAAAVDRMHDGPRTAYDKELVAQGAGNAVCGVLGALPMTAVIVRSAANVRSGARTKASRVLHGVWLLLFAALLPDVLACIPVPALAGVLVHAGAKLVPGSALVALWRENRGEALVLVVTATAIVAVSMFEGVLVGLALSVVKTAWETSHIRLEVVDKGAGPVQAYLSGNATFLRLPKILDNLEALPQDRPVELDISGLHHLDHACRSALENWRERHTGTGTPPVRVTTGAGEELVKSVV from the coding sequence GTGAGCACGAGCACCAGCCCCGGGACGCACGCCGGAACGGCGCGCGAGCGCAAGTACCCCTGTCTGAGGCAGGACTTCGCCGCCTCCCTGGTGGTCTTCCTGGTCGCCCTGCCGCTGTGCGTCGGTGTCGCCGTCGCCTCCGGCGTCCCGGCCGAACTCGGCCTGGTCACCGGTATCGTGGGCGGTCTGGTGACCGGACTCATGCGGGGCAGCAGCCTCCAGGTGTCCGGCCCGGCCGCAGGCCTGACGGTCCTGGTCTTCGAGGCGGTCCAGGAGTTCGGCCTCCCCGCCCTCGGCGTGGTCGTCCTGGTCACCGGTGTGCTCCAGGTGCTCATGGGCGCCCTGAAACTGGGCCGCTACTTCCGCGCGATCTCCCTCTCCGTGGTCGAGGGCATGCTCGCCGGGATCGGCCTGGTCCTGATCGCCGGGCAGATGTACTCCGTCATCGGCGCCGAGTCCCCCGACTCCGGCATCGGCAAGCTCGCCGGTCTGCCCACGGCTCTCGTCGGCGCCGCCCAGGACGGCAGGGCACTGGTCTCCCTCGGGATCGGCGCCGGCACCATCGCCGTCCTGGTGCTGTGGCGGCGGATGCCACGGCCGGTGCGCAAGGTTCCCGGCCCGCTCGCCGCAGTCGGCCTGGCGGCCCTCGTCGCCCTGCTGCCCGGCGTCGACGTCACCACCGTCGAGGTCAAGGGCCTCCTCGACGCCGTCCAACCGCCGCCGCTGGGCGAGTTCGGGAGGCTCGGCACCCTCGCCCTGCTCGGCACGGTCGTCGCGTTCACCCTGATCGCGTCCGCCGAGTCCCTGTTCAGTGCGGCGGCAGTGGACCGCATGCACGACGGCCCACGCACCGCGTACGACAAGGAACTCGTCGCCCAGGGTGCGGGCAACGCCGTATGCGGCGTCCTCGGCGCCCTGCCCATGACCGCGGTGATCGTGCGCAGCGCGGCCAACGTCCGGTCGGGCGCACGCACCAAGGCGTCGCGCGTCCTGCACGGTGTATGGCTGCTGCTCTTCGCCGCGCTCCTGCCGGACGTGCTCGCCTGCATCCCGGTCCCCGCTCTCGCGGGGGTCCTGGTCCACGCCGGTGCCAAACTCGTCCCCGGCTCCGCGCTCGTCGCGCTCTGGCGGGAGAACCGCGGCGAGGCCCTCGTCCTCGTCGTCACCGCCACGGCGATCGTCGCCGTCAGCATGTTCGAGGGCGTGCTCGTCGGCCTGGCCCTGTCGGTCGTCAAGACGGCCTGGGAGACCTCCCACATCAGGTTGGAGGTCGTCGACAAGGGCGCCGGCCCCGTCCAGGCGTACCTCTCCGGCAACGCGACCTTCCTGCGCCTGCCGAAGATACTCGACAACCTGGAGGCCCTCCCCCAGGACCGGCCGGTCGAGCTCGACATCTCCGGCCTCCACCATCTCGACCACGCCTGCCGTTCCGCTCTGGAGAACTGGAGGGAACGGCACACCGGGACCGGCACCCCACCGGTCAGGGTCACCACGGGCGCCGGCGAGGAACTCGTCAAGTCCGTCGTCTGA
- the hypE gene encoding hydrogenase expression/formation protein HypE: MSETTEAPDVLAWTCPLPHRDRSRVVMGHGGGGALSAELVREVFAPAYGGPALSAMGDSATVELGGARIAFSTDSFVVRPLFFPGGSIGDLAVNGTVNDLAMSGARPAYLSCGFILEEGVETEVVRRVAEALGEAARAAGVEVATGDTKVVEAGHGDGVFINTSGIGLIPRGVDLRPQRVVPGDVVIVSGPIGVHGVAIMSVREGLEFGVEIESDCAALAGLVEAMLAVTGDLHVLRDPTRGGLAAALNEIGSASGTGVVVQERSVPVPAPVANACAVLGLDPMYVANEGKLVAFVPREHADAVLAAMRAHPLGREAAVIGEAVESHPGMVVARTGLGGTRVVDLPLGEQLPRIC, from the coding sequence TTGTCTGAGACCACCGAAGCCCCGGACGTCCTCGCGTGGACGTGCCCGCTGCCGCATCGTGACCGGTCCCGGGTGGTGATGGGCCACGGCGGCGGCGGAGCCCTCTCCGCCGAACTGGTCCGCGAGGTGTTCGCCCCGGCCTACGGCGGACCCGCGCTGTCCGCCATGGGCGACTCCGCGACGGTCGAACTGGGCGGCGCGCGGATCGCGTTCTCGACCGACTCATTCGTGGTGCGCCCGCTGTTCTTCCCCGGCGGGAGCATCGGGGACCTCGCCGTCAACGGCACCGTCAACGACCTCGCCATGAGCGGTGCCCGGCCCGCCTACCTGTCCTGCGGATTCATCCTCGAGGAGGGCGTCGAGACCGAGGTCGTACGGCGGGTGGCCGAGGCGCTCGGCGAGGCGGCCCGTGCGGCGGGCGTGGAGGTGGCGACCGGCGACACCAAGGTCGTCGAAGCCGGTCACGGCGACGGCGTCTTCATCAACACCTCCGGCATCGGACTGATCCCGCGGGGCGTCGATCTGCGTCCGCAGCGGGTGGTGCCCGGTGACGTGGTGATCGTGAGCGGCCCGATCGGCGTCCACGGCGTGGCCATCATGAGCGTGCGCGAGGGGCTGGAGTTCGGGGTCGAGATCGAGAGCGACTGTGCGGCACTCGCCGGTCTGGTCGAGGCGATGCTCGCCGTCACGGGGGATCTGCACGTCCTGCGCGACCCGACCCGCGGGGGACTGGCCGCCGCGCTCAACGAGATCGGGTCGGCGTCCGGCACGGGCGTCGTCGTCCAGGAGCGGTCCGTCCCCGTCCCGGCCCCCGTGGCCAACGCCTGCGCCGTGCTCGGCCTGGACCCGATGTACGTCGCCAACGAGGGGAAGCTCGTCGCGTTTGTGCCCCGTGAGCACGCCGACGCCGTACTGGCGGCCATGCGCGCCCATCCGCTCGGCAGGGAGGCGGCGGTGATCGGCGAGGCGGTGGAGAGCCATCCCGGGATGGTGGTCGCGCGTACGGGGCTGGGAGGCACGCGCGTCGTGGATCTGCCGCTCGGCGAGCAGCTGCCCCGCATCTGCTGA
- a CDS encoding carbonic anhydrase: MQPLIDNARTFGQRPEEFAELGRGQSPKVLFITCSDSRVVPALITGARPGDLFELRTAGNIVPPYGSAHPASETATIEYAVEVLGVADVVVCGHSHCGAVGALVRGDDLDGVPAVRDWLAHAAGEPDTADPGDPCVERAVTHHVLSQLLRLRSYPCVEKRLADGTLTLHGWYYEVHTGAVREHRPETDAFEAL; the protein is encoded by the coding sequence ATGCAGCCCCTCATCGACAACGCCCGCACGTTCGGACAGCGCCCTGAGGAGTTCGCCGAGCTCGGCCGGGGCCAGTCCCCCAAGGTCCTGTTCATCACCTGTTCCGACTCCCGGGTCGTCCCGGCCCTGATCACCGGGGCGCGTCCGGGCGATCTCTTCGAACTGCGCACCGCGGGCAACATCGTGCCCCCCTACGGCTCCGCCCACCCCGCGAGCGAGACGGCCACCATCGAGTACGCCGTGGAGGTCCTCGGCGTGGCTGACGTCGTGGTCTGCGGCCACTCGCACTGCGGCGCCGTCGGCGCCCTGGTGCGCGGCGACGACCTCGACGGCGTGCCCGCCGTACGTGACTGGCTCGCCCACGCTGCCGGCGAACCTGACACCGCCGACCCCGGCGACCCGTGTGTGGAACGCGCGGTCACCCACCACGTCCTGTCGCAGCTGCTGCGCCTGCGCTCGTACCCGTGCGTGGAGAAGCGTCTGGCCGACGGCACCCTGACTCTGCACGGCTGGTACTACGAGGTCCACACCGGCGCCGTGCGCGAACACCGTCCGGAAACCGACGCGTTCGAGGCACTGTGA
- the hypD gene encoding hydrogenase formation protein HypD: protein MKYIEEFQDPALAERLLDEIRAAVTRPWALMEVCGGQTHTIIRHGIDQLLPDEVELIHGPGCPVCVTPLEVIDKALEIASRPGVIFCSFGDMLRVPGTGRDLFQVRGEGGDVRVVYSPLDALRVAQQNPDREVVFFGIGFETTAPPNAMTVYQARRLGIPNFSLLVSHVRVPPAIEAIMRSPNCRVQAFLAAGHVCSVMGTEEYPGLAERYRVPIVVTGFEPLDILEGVRRTVLQLERGEHTVDNAYPRAVRSEGNPAARAMLADVFEVTDRAWRGIGVIPDSGWRLSSRYRDYDAEHRFQVTGIDTREPAACRSGEVLQGLLKPHECEAFGTVCTPRSPLGATMVSSEGACAAYYLYRRLDLPAAVTRSPEGSPVV, encoded by the coding sequence ATGAAGTACATCGAGGAGTTCCAGGACCCGGCCCTGGCCGAGCGCCTGCTCGACGAGATCCGCGCCGCCGTGACCCGGCCGTGGGCGCTGATGGAGGTGTGCGGGGGCCAGACCCACACCATCATCCGGCACGGCATCGACCAGCTCCTCCCGGACGAGGTCGAGCTGATCCACGGCCCCGGCTGCCCCGTCTGCGTCACACCGTTGGAGGTCATCGACAAGGCTTTGGAGATCGCGTCCCGCCCCGGGGTGATCTTCTGCTCCTTCGGCGACATGCTCCGGGTGCCTGGCACCGGACGCGACCTGTTCCAGGTGCGCGGCGAAGGCGGTGACGTCCGGGTGGTGTACTCGCCGCTCGACGCGCTCCGCGTCGCCCAGCAGAACCCGGACCGGGAGGTGGTGTTCTTCGGCATCGGCTTCGAGACCACCGCGCCGCCCAACGCGATGACGGTGTATCAGGCCCGCAGGCTCGGAATCCCGAACTTCAGCCTGCTGGTCTCCCATGTGCGGGTGCCACCCGCGATCGAGGCGATCATGCGCTCCCCGAACTGCCGCGTCCAGGCGTTCCTCGCGGCCGGACACGTGTGCAGCGTGATGGGCACCGAGGAGTACCCCGGTCTCGCCGAGCGGTACCGGGTCCCCATCGTCGTCACGGGTTTCGAGCCGCTGGACATCCTGGAGGGCGTACGCCGCACCGTCCTGCAACTGGAGCGCGGCGAACACACCGTGGACAACGCCTACCCGCGGGCGGTCCGCTCTGAGGGGAACCCCGCGGCCCGCGCGATGCTCGCCGACGTCTTCGAGGTCACCGACCGCGCCTGGCGCGGTATCGGCGTCATCCCCGACAGCGGGTGGCGGCTGTCGTCCCGGTACCGGGACTACGACGCCGAGCACCGCTTCCAGGTCACCGGCATCGACACCCGTGAACCGGCGGCCTGCCGCAGCGGCGAGGTCCTGCAGGGCCTGCTGAAGCCCCACGAGTGCGAGGCGTTCGGCACCGTCTGCACGCCGCGCTCCCCGCTCGGCGCCACGATGGTCTCCAGCGAGGGCGCCTGCGCGGCCTACTACCTCTACCGGCGGCTCGACCTGCCGGCCGCCGTCACGCGATCCCCGGAGGGCAGTCCCGTTGTCTGA